Proteins from a single region of Sebastes umbrosus isolate fSebUmb1 chromosome 8, fSebUmb1.pri, whole genome shotgun sequence:
- the LOC119493521 gene encoding serine/threonine-protein phosphatase PP1-gamma catalytic subunit A, whose product MADVDKLNIDSIIQRLLEVRGAKPGKNVQLQEIEIRGLCLKSREIFLSQPILLELEAPLKICGDIHGQYYDLLRLFEYGGFPPESNYLFLGDYVDRGKQSLETICLLLAYKIKYPENFFLLRGNHECASINRIYGFYDECKRRYNIKLWKTFTDCFNCLPIAAIVDEKIFCCHGGLSPDLQSMEQIRRIMRPTDVPDQGLLCDLLWSDPDKDVLGWGENDRGVSFTFGSEVVAKFLHKHDLDLICRAHQVVEDGYEFFAKRQLVTLFSAPNYCGEFDNAGAMMSVDETLMCSFQILKPAEKKKPNGSRPVTPPRNMVTKQAKK is encoded by the exons TCAGAGGGGCGAAGCCTGGTAAGAACGTGCAGCTGCAGGAGATTGAGATCCGTGGATTGTGCCTGAAGTCCAGGGAGATCTTTCTCAGTCAGCCCATCCTTCTGGAGCTGGAGGCCCCTCTCAAGATCTGTG GTGATATCCACGGGCAGTACTACGACCTGCTGAGGCTGTTTGAGTATGGAGGCTTCCCTCCAGAAAGCAACTATCTGTTTCTGGGGGACTACGTGGACAGGGGGAAGCAGTCTCTGGAAACCATCTGCCTTCTGCTGGCCTACAAAATCAAATACCCAGAGAACTTCTTCCTGCTGAGGGGAAACCATGAGTGTGCTTCAATCAACAGAATATATGGTTTCTATGACGAAT GTAAAAGAAGGTACAACATCAAACTGTGGAAGACCTTCACAGATTGTTTTAACTGCCTCCCTATTGCCGCCATTGTTGATGAGAAGATCTTTTGCTGCCACGGAG GACTGTCACCTGACCTTCAGTCCATGGAGCAGATCAGACGCATCATGCGCCCCACTGATGTGCCCGACCAGGGTCTGCTGTGTGATCTGCTCTGGTCTGATCCAGATAAGGATGTTCTGGGCTGGGGGGAGAACGACAGGGGCGTATCATTTACCTTTGGCTCAGAGGTGGTGGCCAAGTTCCTGCACAAGCATGACCTGGACCTGATCTGTCGTGCCCATCAG GTTGTTGAGGATGGCTATGAGTTCTTCGCCAAGAGGCAGCTTGTCACTTTGTTCTCGGCGCCCAACTATTGTGGAGAGTTTGACAACGCTGGTGCCATGATGAGTGTGGATGAGACCCTCATGTGCTCTTTTCAG ATTTTGAAaccagcagagaagaagaagcccAATGGCAGCCGTCCCGTGACCCCCCCCCGCAACATGGTCACCAAGCAAGCCAAGAAATGA